The nucleotide window ggatgtccgttctcctggtgggtgtacttccgttcccctcgtggatgtaggctgacgagtactgttgccTGATTACTGAAATTCGGATATTACTAAATTCCAACATTCTATTTACGAAAAATACGACggtcaaataaaaattattgtCACCATTATATctaaaaatgattaaatttgCTAAACTGTTAACGAGATGAAAATGTgatgatataaacattttcattaaatcTAAATATCTAACGTAACTAAGGTGTATTGATGTAAAAGTATTTAAAGTTTTTGCATTTCGGATCAAAGTCATATTCGAGTTTTGAGGACACCGAACAAAGCGTGGATTAATTGccagaagaaaacaatgtcGGTTTCAGTTCCGCAGCGGTCCACGGCCGGCTGGCCAAAATCAAGTTACAGTAGCAAATATTCACCAACAGGATCGTTGACTTTGGAGAAAACTATCAAGTTGTGAGTTTGCAATATATGTTGTATCTTAGTGAAATGTTGTAGTTTTTGCACGCCGACATCACCGCAACGCGTTGTTGTTGTCGCCATTATCCACAACAGCTGAAGTGAACCATGCGTGGTTCAGTTTTCGCATGCAGCTATGGTTTTCTCAGTGATTAGGGAAGATATATGTTTtgaataaaacaagtaaaacaggCCTGATGTAGAAGGATTACCAAGGAGGTAGCAGTGTGAATATTGttttagaaaaataaaattgtgcTACTGTGACTggtaaaatacaggtacatgtaagttgtaacTCAGTAACATCACCAAAACTGTAAATCCAAAATCACCCAAGCTCTAGATTCAAATCTCCTTAACAAACATTCAAATCACCTGATATGCTTCTTGCATGTAATAACACAAGATATGCCACAAATATGGCTTGCTTTGTGTATTTCTGTGTCatgctgattttatttttatgtttgtccCTATCTCAGTAACTGTAGCAAAAACAGTAGAGAAACTGAAGATACCTAgtgaaaagtgttattttaaaattttgccattttattaGCCTCAGACTTCACATGTCTCAGTTGCTCTGTTGTGGAGAGTGTGGTAGTGCTCAGCCGTTTATGCAGATGTGACCTATACAGATGTGCAGATCTTCTTTCGTTTGACATTATTACcctttatcattttttttttcagatatccACTAACAAACTACACATTTGGCACCAAAGAGCCACTCTATGAGAAGGATAACTCAGTACCTGCTCGCTTCCAGCGGATGAAGGAAGAATTTGAGAAAATTGGAATGAGGCGCTCTGTAGAGGGAGTTCTCATTGTACATGAACACAGACTTCCTCATGTTCTCTTACTCCAACTAGgaacaacattttttaaactGTAAGCATTGTTTTCCAATTATTTGTTTTGGTTATAAGGCTGTGGTAGATTTAATGTAAATTGCTTATACTAGAAATCAGTGCTGGCCATGTTTAGTAAACTGATACCTCATTAACCCTCCAGCCCATAATGAATTTGGGTCCAGCTTCAAGTTAACAGCTTAGCGAACAAATGGGCAATGGTTTACTGTGGTATCCTCCACCCCAAAAAGCAGATCTTCAGAATAGATGTCAGGTGTCATGAAATCTTGAACATGGAGCTAAAACACCAGACAGCTAACTGTGGGAGTCACAatatatttgtgtacaaatgaaTATGGACTGCATTTGTTACAATGGACTTTATAAAATCAATCTGCATATCCCAAGATGCAATTATAGAgtgtatgtatgttgaattGGATGtcaatttaagaatttttattgttttttgtgcGTTGTTAATTGCACAGGCCTGGTGGTGAACTAAATCCCTCTGAAGACCAAGTAGAGGGACTAAAAAGGCTGCTAACAGAGGTAaaagttttgtgtttgtataGATTGCTAATGGACATTTTCTACAATTACCACATAATTTGTGTTCCACAAGGGTTTTATTTTGCATGGATTCAGCTAGGTGTGGCAGAAAATCTGTCGGTTTTTGAACTGTATGAACTTGAACTG belongs to Liolophura sinensis isolate JHLJ2023 chromosome 9, CUHK_Ljap_v2, whole genome shotgun sequence and includes:
- the LOC135475237 gene encoding cleavage and polyadenylation specificity factor subunit 5-like, which translates into the protein MSVSVPQRSTAGWPKSSYSSKYSPTGSLTLEKTIKLYPLTNYTFGTKEPLYEKDNSVPARFQRMKEEFEKIGMRRSVEGVLIVHEHRLPHVLLLQLGTTFFKLPGGELNPSEDQVEGLKRLLTETLGRQDGAPMDWLIDDSHTVGNWWRPNFEPPQYPYIPAHITKPKEHRRLFLVQLPEKALFAVPRNYKLVAAPLFELYDNSAGYGPIISSLPQALSRFSFQYN